In Deltaproteobacteria bacterium, a genomic segment contains:
- a CDS encoding RHS repeat-associated core domain-containing protein: VKGGTTYRILSDQVGSVRLVVDANTGAVAQRIDYDAFGNVLADTNPGFQPFGFAGGLTDIDTGLVRFGARDYDPAVGRWTSKDPIRFDTGEWNSYGYAIGDPVGLVDPNGLWAVSLEGYAGYGGRASLGVSGNGRFFFSLGIGVGLGFGAGFDPTGEPPGAGPCPRGGGPGINLSVAGSAGLGAGPVSAAVEKRLGFGLDGPGQPRGFNDTTLSRSTSLDDWRPQFRASASATVNLTFIGK; encoded by the coding sequence TGGTGAAGGGCGGCACCACCTACCGGATCCTCTCCGACCAGGTGGGGAGCGTGCGGCTCGTGGTGGACGCGAACACCGGCGCCGTCGCGCAGCGGATCGACTACGACGCCTTCGGCAACGTGCTCGCGGACACCAACCCGGGCTTCCAGCCGTTCGGGTTCGCGGGCGGGCTTACCGACATTGACACCGGGCTCGTGCGCTTCGGAGCGCGCGACTATGACCCGGCTGTCGGGCGGTGGACGAGCAAGGATCCGATTCGGTTCGACACCGGGGAGTGGAACTCTTACGGCTATGCGATCGGTGATCCGGTGGGCTTGGTCGATCCCAATGGGCTTTGGGCGGTCTCTCTCGAGGGCTACGCCGGCTACGGAGGCCGCGCCAGCCTCGGGGTCAGCGGCAACGGCCGGTTCTTCTTCTCGCTCGGTATAGGTGTTGGCCTCGGTTTCGGAGCGGGGTTCGATCCTACAGGGGAGCCGCCCGGCGCAGGGCCGTGTCCACGCGGCGGGGGGCCGGGCATCAACTTGAGCGTTGCTGGTAGCGCGGGTCTTGGTGCCGGGCCGGTCTCGGCCGCAGTGGAGAAGAGGCTTGGCTTCGGTCTCGATGGTCCGGGACAACCGAGAGGATTCAACGACACCACGTTGAGTAGATCGACTTCCTTGGATGATTGGCGGCCTCAGTTTAGAGCGTCAGCCTCGGCCACGGTGAACCTCACGTTCATCGGAAAGTAG
- a CDS encoding helix-turn-helix transcriptional regulator translates to MRPTSAFGERLAELRAERGITQAQLAAMIGSSQRAISAYETVAEYPPTAVVVELAQVLKVSSDELLGLKPLRPLRAAPEDPEARRLWKKFQQVLSLPEKDRRAVIRLVNSLTAARSVGRG, encoded by the coding sequence GTGCGCCCCACGTCTGCGTTCGGAGAGCGGCTCGCCGAGCTGCGCGCCGAGCGCGGCATCACCCAGGCCCAGCTCGCCGCCATGATCGGCTCGAGCCAGCGCGCGATCTCCGCCTACGAGACCGTCGCCGAGTACCCGCCCACCGCCGTCGTCGTCGAGCTCGCCCAGGTGCTCAAGGTCTCGAGCGACGAGCTGCTCGGCCTCAAGCCCCTGCGGCCGCTGCGCGCCGCCCCCGAGGACCCCGAGGCCCGCCGCCTGTGGAAGAAGTTCCAGCAGGTCCTCTCGCTCCCCGAGAAGGACCGCCGCGCCGTCATCCGACTCGTCAACTCGCTCACCGCGGCGCGGAGCGTCGGACGCGGCTAA